GCAGGGCGAAGACGAGGTACGACGGTGCCAGCCCGGCCACGACCTCGAGCGCGCCGAAGGCCACCGCCGCCCCCACGACCAGCCGGTGCCGCACGTGCGGTCGGCGGGCGGCCATCAGCGACCCGGCCAAGGATCCGACGGCCAGGAAGGTGCCGAGCAGGCCGTACTCGGTGGGACCGCGCCCGAAGACCTCGGTGGCCATCAGGGCGCTGGTCATCTGGAAGTTCAGCCCGAAGGTGCCCGCGAAGAACACGATGCCCAGGATCAGCAGCAGGTCGGGCCGGCCCCGGACGTAGGCCACGCCCTCGCGCACCTGGCCGGGCCGTCGCGGGACCCGGTCGGGCGTGCGCAGGGCCGCCCCGTCCAGGGCGCGCAGGGTGAGCACGGGAGCGGCGTACGAGAGGCCGTTGAGGAGGATGACCCATCCGGTGCCGACGACGCCGGCGCCGAACGCGGCGATCAGCAGCCCGGCCAGCGCCGGGCCGATGATGCGGGCGGTGTTGAAGCTGGCGGAGTTCAGGCCCACGGCGTTGGTGAGGTCGTCGGGGCCGACGATCTCGGAGACGAAGGACTGGCGCGCCGGCGCGTCGAAGGCCGAGGCCACGCCGAGGACGAGCGCCAGGACGTAGACGTGCCAGATCTGCACCTGGTCGGTCACCGCCAGCAGCCCGAGCACCACCGCCGGGACCGCCATCGCCACGTTGGTGACCTGCAGCAGCCAGCGCTTGGGCACGCGGTCGGCGATGACGCCCGCGACCGGCGAGAGCAGCAGGAACGGCAGGAACTGCAGCCCCGTCACGACGCCGAGCGCCGCACCCGAGCCGGTGAGCACCAGGACCAGCCAGTCCTGGGCCACGCGCTGCATCCAGGTGCCGACGTTGGACACCAGGGCACCGCCGGCGTAGCGCCGGTAGTTGGCGTTGGACAGGGCGCGGAACGTGGGACTCAGGTCGTCGCCTCCGGGAGTGGCTGGAAGGGATGTCGACCGGTCAACAACGTGTCGGCGTCAACCATTCCCGGCGGGCGGTTTCACCACCCGGGTGGTGAAACCGGCGCTTGCCTGCTGGAACTCCGTGAGCCAAGCGGCAGTTCCGGTCGACCAGTCCGCGGGCGTCAGGTGAGCCAGGAGGTGATCGGGTCGATCGCGAAGTAGACGACGAACAGCCCGGCGACCACGGCGAGCAGCGGGTGGATGGTGCGGACCTTGCCCAGGACGACCTTGATGAGGACGTAGGAGACGAACCCGGCGCCGATGCCCACGGTGATGGAGTAGGTGAACGGCATCAGCACGATCGTGAGGAACGCCGGCAGCGCCACCTCGACGTCGGACCAGTCGATCTCGGTGACCTGCTGCATCATCAAGAAGCCCACCAGCACCAGGGCCGGGACGGCGGCCTCCGAGGGGATGGCGCGCACGACCGGGGTGAAGAACATCGCGGCCAGGAAGAGCAGCCCGGTCACGACCGAGGCCAGCCCGGTGCGAGCACCCTCCCCCACGCCCGAGGCGGACTCGATGTAGGAGGTGTTGGAGGAGACCCCGGCGGCGCCACCGGCGATCGCGGCGACCGAGTCGACCACGAGGATGCGCTGGGTGTGCGGCGGCACGCCCTCCTCGTCGTTGAGACCGGCCTCGGCACCGATGGCGGTCATCGTGCCCATCGTGTCGAAGAAGTCGGCCAGCAGCAGCGAGAAGACCAGCAGCAGGGCGGCGATGATCCCGATCGTCTCGAAGGCACCGAACAGCGAGAACTCCCCCAGCGTCGCCAGGTCGGGGACGTCCACGAAGCCGTCGACGGTCGGGACGCTCAGCGACCAGCCGCCCGGGTTGTCCGCGGAGCGGCCACCCAGGTCGAGCACGCCCTCCAGCACCGCGGCCGCGACGGTGGCGACCAGGATGGCGATCAGGATGGCGCCGCGGACCTTGCGCACCCACAGCGCCACGAGCAGCACCAGGCCGAGCGCGAAGACGAGAACCGGCCAGCCGGCCAGCGTGCCCCCGGCGCCGAGCTGCACCGGCACGGTCGTCTGCGCGGCGTCGGGGATGCGGGTCACGAAGCCGGCGTCGACGAAGCCGATCAGGGCGATGAACAGCCCGATCCCGACAGAGATCGCCACCTTCAGCTGGGTGGGGACGGCGTGGAAGACCGCCGTACGGAACCCGGTGAGGACCAGCACGAGGATGACCAGGCCCTCCAGGACCACCAGGCCCATCGCGTCGGCCCAGGTCGCCTGGGTGGCGATGGCGACCGCGACGAACGCGTTGAGGCCCAGACCGGTGGCCAGCGCCAGGGGGAACTTGGCCACCGTGCCCATGAGGATCGTGAGGACGCCGGCGACCAGCGCGGTGCCCGCCGCGATGGCCGGCAGGTTGGAGCCGTCGCCGGGACCGCCCCCGAGGTAGGCGCCGGTGGAGTCGGGCACGAAGCCGAGAATCAGCGGGTTGAGCACGATGATGTAGGCCATCGTCAAGAAGGTGACGACCCCGCCGCGGACCTCGCGGCCCACGGTCGAGCCGCGGGCGGTGATCTCGAAGTAGCGGTCGAGGGTGCTGGTGGCGCTCGGGGTCGCGGTGCTGCTCACGGAGGCACACCCAACCAGACCGCCGCGCCGGGCGTCGAGGGGGTCCCGCCCGGGCGGCTACAGTCGCGCTCGTGGACCTGCGCGACGAGCAGCCGACCCAGCACGAGATCGGCAACCGCACCTTCCTGGTGGCCGACGTCGACCCGCTCGACGTCGACGGCGTGCGCACCGTCTCGGTGGGGTCGGGGCTGTTCCTGCTGGGCTTCTTGGCGCTGCTCCCGTTCTACGGCTCGCTGCAGGAGAACGGGCGCACCTGGTGGCTATGGATGTGCCTGACCGGCTTCGCCCTCGGCCTGTTCGGCGTGGAGTACTGCCGGCGGCGCCGGCGCGCCCGCGACCGGATGCGCGAGGACGGCGTGTGAGCACCCTGCCGCCCACCCGGTGGGAGCAGGCCGGACCCGCCGCGGCGCAGGGCTTCGGCCGCAAGTTCGGCGAGCTCGTGGCCAGCGGCCAGGACGTCGACGGCGAGGCCCGCCTCGCCGACACGCTGCTGCCGCGCGGCGCCCGGGTGCTGGACGTCGGCGCCGGCATGGGCCGGGTCACCGCCGCTTTGTCCGCGCGCGGCCACACGGTGGTCGGCGTCGAGCCCGACCTCGCGCTGGTCGAGCAGGCACGGGCCACCTACCCGGGCATCGACGTCCTGCACAGCGACGTGCTCGGGCTCGACGACGCGCTGCTCGGGGACCGGCCCGCGCAGTTCGACCTGGTCGTCGTCGTCGGGAACGTCATGGTGTTCCTCGCCGAGGGCACCGAGCGCCGCGTGCTCTCGCTGCTGCGCTCGCGCCTGGCCCCCGGCGGGCGGGTGCTGCTCGGCTTCCACCTCGTCGGGGCACCGGCGCACGCGCGGTCCTACCCCGCCGAGGAGTTCGTCGCCGACGCCGAGGCGTCCGGGCTGCGGGTCGACGCGCGGTTCGGGTCCTACGAGCTGCACCCCGCGAACGAGGAGTACGCCGTGTGGGTGCTGTCGGCCTCCCACGCAGGTCCCCCGCCGACCGACTTCGGGCACGCCTTCAGCTGAGGCCGGCGACCGAGGTCGCCGGGTCTCGACGCCCGCTCGCTGGCGCTCGCTGCTCGACCAGCGGTGGGTCCAGGTCGGCGACCGAGGTCGCCGGGTCTCGACGCCCGCTCGCTGGCGCTCGCTGCTCGACCAGCGGTGGGTCCAGGTCGGCGACCGAGGTCGCCGGGTCTCGACACGCGGGTCGCGCGCTCGACCACCATCGACGCGTCCGCTGGCGCGTCCGCGTCAGAACGTCTCGATGAGGCTGGCGTCGAGGTCGTCGACCACCGGCTCCGGGAGCGGCTGCGGCTCGTGCTTCTTGGCCAGCCGGACCTCGGAGTGGGCACCGCAGCCGTGGTCGAAGGAGACGATCCGGCCGTCGTCGTTGGCGTCGCCGTTGGCGCACACGCCGAAGGTCTCGGCCAGCGGGCCGGCGATGCGCATGAGGAAGCCGCACGACGTGCACTGGTCGGGCGCCGACTGGGCGATCGGCGCACCGGGGCCGCCGTCGCCGTCGTACCACCGCTGGGCGGCGAGGTCGCGGCCCTCCGGGGAGAGCGTGCGCGAGCGGCCGAGGCCGAGGTCCTTGGCGACCTGGCGGATCTGCGCCTTGTCGTCGGCGTCGAGCGGGTCGTCGCCGAAGGAGTAGGTGGGCACCAGGCGAGGGTCGTCGTCGGCGACCGGCAGCAGGTCCCCCGGGGAGAGGTCGCCGGGGCGGATGCGCTCGCGGTAGGGCACCCACTCGGGGGCGACGATCGCCTCCTCGCCGGGCAGCAGCACCGTCTCGGCGACGGTCACGTGCTTCTGCCGAGGCGCGCGCACCAGGGTCACGCACCAGTGCCAGCCGACGTAGCCCTTGCGGGTGCAGGCGAAGCGGTGGGTGACCACCCGCTCGCCCTCGACGTCGTGGCCGAGGTGCTCGCCGACGTCACGCGGGTCGTCGACGTCGGCGATCAGGGCGTCGCGTGCGACGTCGACGGCCGCGACCGTGGCACGGTCGGGCTTGGCACGGGCGATGGTCGTCACGGCGGGCAATCATGCCTCCTCGGCCGTGCCCGTGTCAGGTCGCCCCGCGCATCGGGTCGCCGTCGCCGCCGGCACGGCCCCGGACCTCGTGTCCCTCACCCGACCTGCTCGGGGTCACCAGGCAGGATGGGGCGCATGACGACGCCGTCCGAGGACCAGCCCGGCGCCGCGTCCTCCGCGGGCGGCGGAGGTGGCACCTCCACGGGCACCCGGGGAGGTGCCCCGGGAGGCACCCCCGGGGCCGGATCAGGGGCAGGATCGGGTGCCGGCTCGGGCAGCCGCGCCAGGGCGGTCGGGCGCGGGCTGGGCACGGGTGCGCGGGCGACCGGGCGCGGTGCGGCCGGGTTCGCCCGGGCGACGGGCCGGGCGACGGCGTACGTCGGCAGCCAGGCGCGGCGCGCCGCCGGCGCCCAGGGCGCCGAGGACTCCGGGCTGAACCGGCTGATCTACCTGCACTTCTTCAACACCGCCGGCGACGCGGCCGTCGCGATCTCGCTGGCGGGCAGCCTGTTCTTCCAGGTGCCCTCGGGCGAGGCGCGCGGCCAGGTGGCGCTGTTCCTGGGCCTGACGATGCTGCCGTTCGCGATCGTCGCGCCGCTGATCGGGCCGTTCCTCGACCGCTTCTCCCACGGTCGCCGCTGGGCGATCGGGGCGACGATGGCCCTGCGGGCGTTCCTGGTGTGGGCGCTGGCCGGCGCCATCGCGGAGGGCGACTCGCCGTGGCTGTTCGCCGCCGCCCTCGGGGTGCTGGTCTCCTCGAAGGCCTACGGCGTGACCCGGGCCGCGGCGGTGCCGCGTCTGCTGCCCGAGGGGTTCACCCTGGTCAAGGCCAACGGGCGCGTCTCCCTGGCCGGCATCGTGGGGGCGTCGGTGTCCGCACCGATCGCCGGGCTGGCCTCGCTGGCCGGGTCGGAGTGGTCGCTGCGCTACGCGTTCCTGCTGTTCGTCGTCGCCGTCGTCTGCGCGATCCGGCTGCCGGAGAAGGTCGACTCGTCGGTGGGTGAGGGCGAGCTCGTGCTGATGGGCGAGACCCTGCGGCGCCCGGGCCGCCGCCCGCGGACCCGGATCCCGCGGGCCGTCGCGTTCGCCCTGCGGGCCAACTGCGGGCCGCGGTGGATGAGCGGGTTCCTGCTGATGTTCATGGCCTTCCTGCTCCGCGAGAACCCGCCCGAGTCGGGGCTCTCCCCCGAGGTGCTGATCGCGCTCGTCGTCGGTGCCGCCGGTGCCGGCAACGGGCTCGGTGTCGCCATGGCCTCGCTGCTGCGCCGGATCAACCCGTCGGTGACGGTCGTGCTCGCGCTGCTCGCCGACGCCGCCCTGGCGCTCGTCGCGACGCTCTTCTACGGCGTGCTGCCGCTGGTGCTGCTCGGCCTGGTGGCCGGGCTGTCGCAGTCCCTGGCGAAGTTCTGCCTCGACGCCACCATCCAGCGTGACGTGCCGACCGGGGTCCAGGCCTCGGCGTTCGCGCGCTCGGACACGACCCTGCAGCTGGCGTGGGTCATCGGCGGCTTCGTGGGCATCGCGCTGCCCCTGGACCCGCCCCGGCTCGGGCTCGGGGTCGCCTTCGCCGTGCTCGCCGCGTGGTCGGTGTTCGTGCTGGCCAGCAGGCGGTCGATGCCGGTGCCGGTCGCCAGCTGAGCGGGCTGTCCGGTGTCACCACCCTGGTGGTGGAACCGGCCCCTGCCTCACGGAACTCCGGTCGACCAGCGGCAGCTCCACGAGACCAGCCCGCGGTCGGACTGCAGCGCGCGGGGGCGCCGGACTAGGAGTCGAGCTCGTCGGCGAGGGCGCGGAGCACCTTGGCGGTCTGCTTGCCGGCCGCCTTGTCGGGGTGCCGGCCGTGGCGGTAGGCCTCGGAGGTCGAGTCGAGGAGGCGGATGACGTCCTCGACGATGGTGACCATCGCGTCGGGCGACTTCCGCTTCGCCTCGGCGCGGTTGCGGCTCACCGAGGCGGGGGCGTCGAGGATGCGCACCTGCAGCGCCTGGTCGCCGCGGCGGCCCTGGGCGATGCCGAACTCGACCTTGGTCCCCGGCTTCAGCGCGGTCGTGCCCTCGGGCAGCGCCTCGGCGCGCACGTAGACGTCGGGCCCGGACTCCTGGGACAGGAAGCCGAAGCCCTTCTCGGCGTCGTACCACTTCACCTTGCCAGTCGGCACTGCACTCGTTCCTCGGTCGGGGTCGGGAGCCACCGGCGTGTGCCGGAGCCGGGCAAGGATATGCAGCCCGGCAAGCGCGGGGCCATCGGGATCCGCCGGACGGTCAGCGGAGGGTCACCCGGAGAGCAGGTCGGGCGCCAGCGTCGAGACCCCGACGACCAGCCCGCTGACGTTGGCCGCAAGCAGCACCAGGGTCCACAGCACCGACGGGACCCGCGTCAGCCGCGCCAGCTGGTCGGGGTCGGAGCCGCGGCGTCCGGCGCGGCCGGCCACCAGCAGCTCGAGAAGCGGCCGGGGCGCGGCGAGCAGGAGCAGCCACGCGAGCAGCAGTGCCAGCGCGGACTGCGCGCGGGCATCGGCGTACCAGGTGACGGCGACGGTCCCGGCGAGCACGACCACGACCACCAGCAGGCCGAAGCCGTTGCGGATCCACAGCAGGACCAGCAGGAGCAGCACGGACAGCGACCACAGCAGCAGCAGGGCCCGGCCGTCGGCGAGCAGCAGGGCCGCCCCCAGTCCCACCAGCGCCGGCGCGAGGTAGCCGGCCGCGAGCATCGCCACCATGCCCGGGCCGCTGGGCCGGCCGCGGGAGACCGTCACGCCGCTGGTGTCGGAGTGCAGCCGGATGCCCTGCAGCCGGCGCCCCACCCCCAGCGCCACCAGCGCGTGACCGGCCTCGTGCACCACCGTGACGAGCAGCCGCACCCGCGGCCAGGTCCCCGGCCACAGGACCAGGGCCAGCGCGACGGCCCCGGCACCCAGCACGACCGCGGGGTCCGGCAGCGCCTGGCGGGAGGTGAGGTCGGACCACACGCGGTCCCAGCCGCTCTCCAGCCCCGCCGCGAGCGTCCTCACGAGGCGGGTCGCTCGGCGAGGTGGTCGTCGAGCCAGTCGGGGAACTCGTGCAGCGAGGTCAGCACGACGTCGGTGCCGGCGTCGAGCAGCTCCGCGCGCCCGCAGCCGCCGGTCAGCACCGAGACGCTCAGCGCCCCGGCCGCACGGGCGCCCTCGACGTCGTGCACGTGGTCGCCGACGTAGACGCCGGCTCCCTCCTCGCGCAGCACCTCGGCCTTGCCGGTGCCCCAGACCCAACCCTCCAGCCGGTCCACCTCGAGGCCGAGGTGGTCCAGGTGCAGCCTGGCGTTCGGGGCGTACTTGCCGGTGACGACCAGGACCCTCCCCCCGTGGCGCCGCACGGCACCCACCGCCTCGTGCGCCCCCGGCAGCGTCGGCACCGGGACG
This genomic window from Nocardioides marinus contains:
- a CDS encoding MFS transporter encodes the protein MSPTFRALSNANYRRYAGGALVSNVGTWMQRVAQDWLVLVLTGSGAALGVVTGLQFLPFLLLSPVAGVIADRVPKRWLLQVTNVAMAVPAVVLGLLAVTDQVQIWHVYVLALVLGVASAFDAPARQSFVSEIVGPDDLTNAVGLNSASFNTARIIGPALAGLLIAAFGAGVVGTGWVILLNGLSYAAPVLTLRALDGAALRTPDRVPRRPGQVREGVAYVRGRPDLLLILGIVFFAGTFGLNFQMTSALMATEVFGRGPTEYGLLGTFLAVGSLAGSLMAARRPHVRHRLVVGAAVAFGALEVVAGLAPSYLVFALLCPLLGLAALTMITSANAHLQLHTDPVMRGRVMALYMMIFIGGTPLGAPFIGWVGETYGARWTLLVGGAATVLGTVLCAALFLGLRRVLTALRAPGSLIPRVWDDQAVARARK
- a CDS encoding solute carrier family 23 protein; protein product: MSSTATPSATSTLDRYFEITARGSTVGREVRGGVVTFLTMAYIIVLNPLILGFVPDSTGAYLGGGPGDGSNLPAIAAGTALVAGVLTILMGTVAKFPLALATGLGLNAFVAVAIATQATWADAMGLVVLEGLVILVLVLTGFRTAVFHAVPTQLKVAISVGIGLFIALIGFVDAGFVTRIPDAAQTTVPVQLGAGGTLAGWPVLVFALGLVLLVALWVRKVRGAILIAILVATVAAAVLEGVLDLGGRSADNPGGWSLSVPTVDGFVDVPDLATLGEFSLFGAFETIGIIAALLLVFSLLLADFFDTMGTMTAIGAEAGLNDEEGVPPHTQRILVVDSVAAIAGGAAGVSSNTSYIESASGVGEGARTGLASVVTGLLFLAAMFFTPVVRAIPSEAAVPALVLVGFLMMQQVTEIDWSDVEVALPAFLTIVLMPFTYSITVGIGAGFVSYVLIKVVLGKVRTIHPLLAVVAGLFVVYFAIDPITSWLT
- a CDS encoding DUF2530 domain-containing protein translates to MDLRDEQPTQHEIGNRTFLVADVDPLDVDGVRTVSVGSGLFLLGFLALLPFYGSLQENGRTWWLWMCLTGFALGLFGVEYCRRRRRARDRMREDGV
- a CDS encoding methyltransferase domain-containing protein, giving the protein MSTLPPTRWEQAGPAAAQGFGRKFGELVASGQDVDGEARLADTLLPRGARVLDVGAGMGRVTAALSARGHTVVGVEPDLALVEQARATYPGIDVLHSDVLGLDDALLGDRPAQFDLVVVVGNVMVFLAEGTERRVLSLLRSRLAPGGRVLLGFHLVGAPAHARSYPAEEFVADAEASGLRVDARFGSYELHPANEEYAVWVLSASHAGPPPTDFGHAFS
- a CDS encoding DUF3027 domain-containing protein; translated protein: MTTIARAKPDRATVAAVDVARDALIADVDDPRDVGEHLGHDVEGERVVTHRFACTRKGYVGWHWCVTLVRAPRQKHVTVAETVLLPGEEAIVAPEWVPYRERIRPGDLSPGDLLPVADDDPRLVPTYSFGDDPLDADDKAQIRQVAKDLGLGRSRTLSPEGRDLAAQRWYDGDGGPGAPIAQSAPDQCTSCGFLMRIAGPLAETFGVCANGDANDDGRIVSFDHGCGAHSEVRLAKKHEPQPLPEPVVDDLDASLIETF
- a CDS encoding MFS transporter; the protein is MTTPSEDQPGAASSAGGGGGTSTGTRGGAPGGTPGAGSGAGSGAGSGSRARAVGRGLGTGARATGRGAAGFARATGRATAYVGSQARRAAGAQGAEDSGLNRLIYLHFFNTAGDAAVAISLAGSLFFQVPSGEARGQVALFLGLTMLPFAIVAPLIGPFLDRFSHGRRWAIGATMALRAFLVWALAGAIAEGDSPWLFAAALGVLVSSKAYGVTRAAAVPRLLPEGFTLVKANGRVSLAGIVGASVSAPIAGLASLAGSEWSLRYAFLLFVVAVVCAIRLPEKVDSSVGEGELVLMGETLRRPGRRPRTRIPRAVAFALRANCGPRWMSGFLLMFMAFLLRENPPESGLSPEVLIALVVGAAGAGNGLGVAMASLLRRINPSVTVVLALLADAALALVATLFYGVLPLVLLGLVAGLSQSLAKFCLDATIQRDVPTGVQASAFARSDTTLQLAWVIGGFVGIALPLDPPRLGLGVAFAVLAAWSVFVLASRRSMPVPVAS
- a CDS encoding cold shock domain-containing protein; translation: MPTGKVKWYDAEKGFGFLSQESGPDVYVRAEALPEGTTALKPGTKVEFGIAQGRRGDQALQVRILDAPASVSRNRAEAKRKSPDAMVTIVEDVIRLLDSTSEAYRHGRHPDKAAGKQTAKVLRALADELDS
- a CDS encoding M50 family metallopeptidase, with product MRTLAAGLESGWDRVWSDLTSRQALPDPAVVLGAGAVALALVLWPGTWPRVRLLVTVVHEAGHALVALGVGRRLQGIRLHSDTSGVTVSRGRPSGPGMVAMLAAGYLAPALVGLGAALLLADGRALLLLWSLSVLLLLVLLWIRNGFGLLVVVVVLAGTVAVTWYADARAQSALALLLAWLLLLAAPRPLLELLVAGRAGRRGSDPDQLARLTRVPSVLWTLVLLAANVSGLVVGVSTLAPDLLSG
- a CDS encoding HAD family hydrolase — protein: MSQQPPRPTGPVVGFDLDMTLIDTAPGFGEVLRVLGRELGVDFPVEQMTERLGPPLEHLLADHLRAEEIGPAGDRFRALYPAHAIVPVPTLPGAHEAVGAVRRHGGRVLVVTGKYAPNARLHLDHLGLEVDRLEGWVWGTGKAEVLREEGAGVYVGDHVHDVEGARAAGALSVSVLTGGCGRAELLDAGTDVVLTSLHEFPDWLDDHLAERPAS